One genomic window of Verrucomicrobiia bacterium includes the following:
- a CDS encoding NAD-dependent epimerase/dehydratase family protein produces MIPLPEFITSEAQLDDLLSEPSSAVIETFKRIPGDILLLGVAGKMGLTLALMAKRAADIAGTPRRIIGVSRFSSTGALQWLNERGIETISGDLLDGQFLTSLPAAPNIIYLAGMKFGSTGQEAQTWAVNTWLPAQAAQRFRHSRIVALSTGNVYGLVSATSKGSVETDTPNPVGEYAMSCLGRERMFEHFSRVNETKTALIRLNYACELRYGVLTDIAQKVWAEQPVDLRMGWFNTIWQADANAVTLAALADAKSPPSIINLTGADKLRIREVAWEFGRLFEKPVTFSGGEQSSALLNDASTTLRRYGPERVRVPLLMKWIAHWVKKGGATLNKPTHFESRDGKF; encoded by the coding sequence ATGATCCCTCTGCCAGAATTCATCACCTCCGAAGCCCAGCTAGATGATCTGCTGAGCGAGCCGTCATCCGCCGTCATCGAGACATTCAAGCGCATCCCGGGAGACATCCTGCTTCTGGGGGTGGCGGGCAAGATGGGGTTGACACTCGCACTCATGGCCAAACGGGCTGCTGACATTGCAGGCACGCCGCGCCGCATCATCGGCGTATCACGCTTTTCTTCAACAGGGGCATTGCAGTGGTTGAATGAACGGGGTATCGAAACCATTTCCGGCGATCTGCTCGATGGCCAGTTTCTCACCTCGCTACCTGCTGCGCCAAACATCATTTATCTCGCCGGAATGAAGTTTGGCTCCACCGGACAGGAGGCTCAGACCTGGGCGGTGAACACCTGGCTGCCCGCTCAAGCGGCACAACGCTTTCGCCACAGTCGCATCGTGGCGCTTTCCACGGGAAACGTATATGGGTTGGTGTCGGCTACGAGCAAAGGCTCAGTGGAGACGGATACGCCCAATCCCGTGGGGGAGTATGCCATGAGCTGCCTGGGGCGCGAGCGCATGTTCGAGCATTTCAGCCGGGTGAATGAAACCAAGACCGCGCTGATCCGGCTGAATTACGCATGCGAGCTGCGCTACGGTGTGCTGACGGACATAGCCCAGAAAGTTTGGGCAGAGCAGCCGGTGGATCTGCGCATGGGATGGTTCAACACCATCTGGCAGGCGGATGCGAATGCCGTCACTCTGGCCGCCTTGGCGGATGCGAAAAGCCCTCCTAGCATCATCAACCTTACAGGTGCGGACAAATTGCGCATCCGTGAAGTGGCATGGGAATTCGGACGTCTTTTTGAAAAGCCCGTGACGTTCAGCGGGGGTGAGCAAAGCTCGGCCTTGCTTAATGATGCTTCGACTACTCTTCGGCGTTATGGCCCGGAGCGCGTGCGTGTCCCGCTGCTGATGAAATGGATCGCACACTGGGTGAAAAAAGGCGGAGCCACGCTGAACAAGCCGACCCACTTCGAATCGCGTGATGGGAAGTTTTAA
- a CDS encoding dihydrodipicolinate synthase family protein, whose protein sequence is MNPAIRSALQRGLVIPALPLALNANRKWDERRQRALLRYYFAASAGGVAVGVHTTQFTIRDPHIGLFQPLLKLASEEFSRADVTRGEPLVRVCGICGPTAQATGEAHFAAEAGYHAGLLSLAALKSATDDELIAHCRAVAEVIPVIGFYLQPSVGGRALPYSFWRRFAEIENVVAIKMAPFNRYQTLDVVRAILESGREDIALYTGNDDNIVIDLLTPFRFQVDGEWRTRRIVGGLLGHWAVWTQKAAELLNQCHMLTLKNQPVDQDILTLAQQVTDSNAAFFDAANGYHGCIAGIHEVLRRQGLLEGIWCLDPHESLSHGQQKEIDRVYAAYPQLNDDEFVRENLGKWQA, encoded by the coding sequence ATGAACCCCGCCATACGTTCCGCTCTTCAGCGCGGCCTCGTCATCCCTGCCCTGCCTCTCGCCCTGAATGCAAATCGCAAGTGGGATGAACGGCGTCAGCGGGCGTTGCTGCGATATTATTTTGCCGCAAGTGCGGGTGGAGTGGCGGTGGGTGTCCATACGACGCAATTCACCATTCGTGATCCGCACATAGGATTGTTTCAGCCGCTGCTAAAGCTCGCCAGCGAAGAATTTTCACGGGCCGATGTCACGCGTGGCGAGCCTTTGGTACGAGTTTGCGGCATCTGTGGACCAACGGCACAGGCGACGGGGGAAGCGCATTTTGCGGCGGAGGCTGGTTACCACGCGGGCTTGCTCAGTCTGGCGGCGTTAAAGAGCGCGACGGATGACGAACTCATCGCACATTGTCGCGCGGTGGCGGAGGTGATCCCGGTCATCGGTTTTTACCTGCAACCATCTGTCGGTGGTCGTGCCCTGCCCTATTCTTTCTGGCGACGCTTTGCGGAGATAGAAAATGTCGTGGCTATCAAGATGGCGCCGTTTAATCGCTACCAGACACTTGATGTCGTGCGGGCGATTTTGGAATCAGGCCGCGAGGACATCGCTCTCTACACGGGCAATGATGATAACATCGTCATTGATCTGCTCACGCCGTTCCGCTTCCAGGTGGATGGAGAGTGGCGCACTCGCCGGATTGTCGGTGGCCTGCTCGGGCATTGGGCGGTGTGGACGCAGAAGGCAGCAGAACTGCTAAATCAATGCCACATGTTGACATTGAAGAACCAGCCGGTGGACCAAGACATCCTCACGCTCGCACAACAGGTCACCGATTCCAACGCCGCCTTCTTCGATGCGGCAAACGGTTATCATGGATGCATCGCTGGTATCCATGAAGTATTACGCCGGCAAGGTTTGCTGGAAGGAATTTGGTGTCTGGATCCTCACGAATCACTCAGCCATGGGCAGCAGAAAGAGATCGATCGGGTTTACGCAGCTTATCCGCAGTTGAACGACGATGAATTTGTGCGGGAGAACTTGGGCAAGTGGCAGGCATAG
- a CDS encoding site-2 protease family protein — protein MMGFPVGVQWFFWIMAVFVSGGLWSETRSEWINVALRVPVVFFGILIHELGHALAARQCGYHSSIVLHGFGGVTIIPHAQFSRGQSIWVSAAGPLAGFLLAGITILANLFVKTEYEGFYTIIEMSLFVNIGWTLMNLLPVLPLDGGQIFRELLGPKRLQTACFVSGLVAVLVAAYALKNQRIYMAFLFGYFAWVNFTNSSAEGGVMKG, from the coding sequence ATGATGGGGTTTCCGGTCGGGGTCCAATGGTTCTTCTGGATCATGGCCGTGTTCGTAAGCGGGGGGCTTTGGTCCGAGACACGAAGTGAATGGATCAATGTGGCACTGCGGGTTCCTGTCGTCTTCTTTGGCATTTTGATCCACGAACTGGGACACGCTCTCGCCGCCCGCCAATGTGGCTATCACTCATCTATCGTTCTTCATGGTTTTGGTGGCGTGACCATCATACCTCATGCCCAATTCAGCCGGGGGCAGAGCATATGGGTGAGCGCCGCAGGACCACTGGCCGGTTTTTTGCTCGCCGGGATCACCATCTTGGCCAACCTGTTCGTAAAAACCGAATATGAAGGCTTCTATACCATCATCGAGATGTCCCTGTTCGTTAACATCGGCTGGACATTGATGAACCTTTTGCCCGTGCTTCCATTGGATGGGGGGCAGATATTCCGGGAATTGCTCGGACCGAAACGGTTGCAGACAGCCTGTTTTGTCAGCGGCCTCGTGGCGGTGCTTGTGGCCGCATATGCCCTGAAAAATCAACGCATATATATGGCTTTCCTGTTTGGTTATTTTGCATGGGTCAATTTCACCAACAGCTCTGCTGAAGGTGGTGTGATGAAGGGGTGA
- a CDS encoding esterase-like activity of phytase family protein, with protein MDRRRFMGLLGLGLVGSQLDTLAAEVKADARKRYVLKPDQAWRLTVPDKEQFDASGLLLMPNGDLLTVNDKRVGLYKINRPAESMEATLELIPNLFTEKQLSPFKGEKTGHWDLEGIARDEEGQIYVCEEGNRWVLRLDPKTEKVERLAIDWSPVKKYFSKDTNASWEGIAVGDGRLYLANERERGRIIVLDLKTLQIVSDFSVGAIQLFARDMHYTDLSWFEGHLYVLMREARVVLQVDPKTERVVAEYDISSLETTPEHAYHRLYPTGYFEGLAVDAENIWVVTDNNGYGRLKDPTDKRPTLFRCKRPPVAPAGQ; from the coding sequence ATGGACCGACGACGTTTCATGGGGCTCCTCGGGTTGGGGCTGGTGGGTTCGCAACTGGACACTCTGGCGGCGGAGGTCAAGGCGGACGCCCGGAAGCGTTACGTCCTGAAGCCCGACCAAGCGTGGCGGCTGACGGTGCCGGACAAGGAGCAGTTCGATGCCTCGGGGCTGCTCCTCATGCCGAATGGCGATCTTCTGACGGTGAATGACAAGCGGGTGGGGCTTTATAAGATCAATCGCCCGGCGGAGAGTATGGAGGCGACGCTTGAGCTTATCCCTAACCTATTTACGGAAAAGCAGTTAAGCCCGTTCAAAGGCGAGAAAACGGGGCATTGGGACTTGGAAGGGATCGCGCGGGATGAGGAGGGGCAGATTTATGTGTGTGAGGAGGGAAATCGCTGGGTGCTGCGGCTGGATCCGAAAACGGAAAAGGTGGAGCGATTGGCAATCGATTGGTCCCCGGTGAAGAAGTATTTTAGCAAGGATACGAACGCTTCTTGGGAGGGAATTGCGGTCGGTGATGGGCGGCTTTATTTAGCGAATGAGCGGGAGCGTGGGCGTATTATTGTATTAGACCTCAAGACGTTACAGATTGTCAGTGATTTTTCAGTCGGGGCGATTCAGCTCTTTGCGCGGGACATGCATTATACGGATTTGAGCTGGTTTGAGGGACATCTTTACGTGCTGATGCGGGAGGCGCGAGTGGTTCTCCAAGTGGACCCGAAGACAGAACGCGTGGTGGCGGAGTATGATATATCCTCGCTGGAAACCACCCCGGAGCATGCCTATCACCGGCTCTATCCTACCGGTTACTTTGAAGGGTTGGCGGTAGATGCCGAGAATATCTGGGTAGTGACGGATAATAACGGTTATGGAAGATTGAAAGATCCGACGGATAAGCGGCCAACGCTTTTCCGATGCAAGAGGCCGCCGGTAGCACCGGCTGGCCAATAA
- a CDS encoding TonB-dependent receptor, with the protein MSLKVNRNPSRRRCFNAAAFALACSIMSSAQAQNTSTNQPVQLKEVLIIGRDTSLLEQASSASEGTVGQPQLSLRPLLRTGEILETVPGLIITQHSGGGKANQFFLRGFNLDHGTDFGVSFEGMPINLPTHGHGQGYTDLNWLIPELVEGIDFRKGPYHAEAGDFSSAGSANIRYADELPQSLLKLEGGSFNYGRGLWASSPKLGEGTLLYAIDLSHYDGPWDSGDNFKKGNALVRYTQGEDNTRWGLTLMAYQGYWDATDQLAKRAVESGAVDRFGSLDPSTGGESRRIGAMLNWEQEYANGIGKAMVYSYYYDLDLFSNFTYFLNDPTDTTPDQFQQADRRWVNGLVASRQWDGTMVGFESRNTLGAQIRSNVIENGLYSSVARDTTGIVRQDEVWQASVGTFFENRIQWAEKFRTTVGLRGDFYRWDVESNQAANSGQRSDFTTSPKAGFVLGPWSKTEFYGNIGMGFHSNDGRGVMTNVDPVTGLPVDAGGNPIQPAEPLVTTVGAEIGIRTEIVPKLHSSVSLWWLNVDSELLFVGDAGATEASRPSRRYGVEFANYYTPTDWLTFDADVSLSHARFRNDDPAGNHIPGSVASVVAAGITVHDLDGFFGGLRARYFGPRALVEDNSARSSTTFMLNGYIGYEFRKNWTVQVEVFNILDRRDSDIEYYYESRLAGEPINPDPTLNGGYNDVHLHPSEPRMLRVSLTAKF; encoded by the coding sequence ATGTCCTTAAAAGTTAACCGCAATCCATCTAGGCGGCGTTGTTTCAATGCTGCCGCTTTTGCGCTGGCCTGTTCCATCATGAGCAGTGCGCAGGCGCAAAACACCTCCACCAATCAACCCGTGCAGTTGAAAGAAGTGCTCATCATCGGTCGTGACACGAGTCTGCTGGAGCAGGCGTCTTCCGCTTCCGAAGGCACAGTGGGCCAGCCGCAGCTCTCGCTGCGACCTTTGCTTCGCACGGGTGAAATCCTGGAAACGGTTCCCGGCCTCATCATCACGCAACACAGCGGTGGTGGTAAGGCGAACCAGTTCTTCCTGCGCGGCTTCAACCTCGATCACGGCACGGACTTCGGCGTGAGTTTCGAGGGCATGCCGATCAATCTGCCCACGCACGGCCATGGGCAAGGTTATACCGATCTGAACTGGCTCATCCCTGAGTTGGTGGAAGGCATCGACTTCCGGAAAGGCCCGTATCACGCCGAAGCAGGAGATTTTTCTTCCGCCGGTAGTGCGAACATCCGTTATGCGGATGAATTGCCGCAATCGTTGCTCAAGCTCGAAGGCGGCAGCTTCAACTATGGTCGCGGCCTTTGGGCCTCTTCGCCCAAGCTGGGTGAGGGCACCTTGCTCTATGCCATCGATCTCTCTCACTACGATGGTCCATGGGACAGCGGCGACAACTTCAAGAAGGGCAACGCACTGGTGCGCTACACCCAAGGTGAAGACAATACACGCTGGGGCCTCACGCTGATGGCTTACCAGGGCTATTGGGATGCGACGGATCAATTGGCCAAGCGCGCGGTGGAGTCCGGGGCGGTAGATCGCTTCGGTTCTCTGGACCCTAGCACAGGTGGTGAATCCCGCCGTATCGGTGCGATGCTGAATTGGGAGCAGGAATATGCCAACGGCATCGGCAAGGCGATGGTCTACAGTTATTACTATGACCTCGACCTGTTCTCGAACTTCACCTACTTCCTGAACGATCCTACGGATACCACGCCGGACCAGTTCCAACAGGCAGATCGCCGTTGGGTGAACGGTCTGGTGGCGAGCCGTCAATGGGATGGCACCATGGTCGGTTTTGAATCGCGTAATACACTTGGCGCACAAATCCGCAGTAATGTCATTGAAAACGGTCTCTATAGCAGCGTAGCGCGTGATACCACGGGTATCGTGCGACAAGATGAAGTGTGGCAGGCGAGTGTCGGCACGTTCTTCGAGAATCGTATCCAATGGGCGGAGAAGTTCCGCACGACCGTCGGTTTGCGCGGCGATTTCTATCGCTGGGATGTGGAGAGCAATCAGGCGGCGAACTCCGGTCAACGATCGGACTTCACTACGAGTCCCAAAGCGGGCTTCGTGCTCGGGCCTTGGTCCAAGACGGAGTTCTACGGCAACATCGGCATGGGTTTCCACAGCAATGACGGTCGTGGTGTGATGACCAACGTGGACCCGGTCACGGGCTTGCCCGTGGATGCCGGCGGCAATCCCATCCAACCGGCAGAACCGCTGGTGACCACAGTGGGTGCAGAGATCGGCATCCGCACGGAGATCGTTCCCAAGCTGCACAGCAGCGTCTCGCTCTGGTGGCTGAATGTGGACTCGGAACTTCTCTTCGTAGGCGATGCTGGTGCGACTGAAGCCAGCCGTCCCAGCCGCCGTTACGGTGTGGAGTTCGCGAACTATTACACGCCCACCGATTGGCTGACGTTTGATGCGGATGTCTCGCTCTCCCATGCACGCTTCCGTAATGACGATCCGGCGGGCAATCACATCCCGGGTTCAGTGGCCTCTGTGGTTGCCGCCGGTATCACGGTACATGACCTGGACGGTTTCTTCGGTGGTTTGCGTGCGCGTTACTTCGGACCACGCGCATTGGTCGAAGATAACTCTGCGCGTTCATCCACCACGTTCATGCTGAACGGCTACATCGGTTATGAGTTTCGCAAGAACTGGACGGTGCAGGTGGAGGTGTTCAACATCCTCGACCGTCGCGACAGCGATATCGAATATTACTACGAGTCCCGCTTGGCCGGTGAACCGATCAACCCGGACCCGACGTTGAACGGCGGTTACAATGACGTCCACCTCCATCCCTCGGAGCCGCGAATGCTACGCGTTAGCCTGACGGCGAAGTTCTAA
- a CDS encoding DUF1501 domain-containing protein, translated as MKDKYLAEHTPTMADLCVSRRQFLNRFGMGFGALSLAGFMGELSPLQAATSGPLAIKQPHFPAKAKQVVHIFAQGAPSHIDTWDPKPALEKYADQPLPGTNGVGLPSPFKFEKKGKSGIEVSDVFPRLGEHVDNMAIVRSMWTDIPSHEFASILMNTGSGRRTMPSLGSWVTYGLGSLNQNMPGFISLRPGGVPPGGAQNWQSAFIPGIFQGTSINTQFTQIDRLIENIKSQYTSLPEQRQQLDLLNQLNNIHSHTMQKDANLEARLQAFELAYQMQIEATDAFDISKEPQNIRDMYGNTPQGRQMLITRRLIEKGVRFVQAWAGGWDHHSNLERSLRDRARDIDQPLAALMTDLKQRGLLDSTLVMWGGEFGRTASRQLPNANSAFEVPGRDHNNRAFSTWLAGGGVKGGTIYGATDEFGTASVENKVHIHDLHATVLALLGFDHEKLTYRYNGRDFRLTDVHGHVVKDIIA; from the coding sequence ATGAAGGACAAGTATCTCGCGGAACACACGCCCACCATGGCAGACTTATGTGTCAGCCGCCGCCAATTTTTGAACCGCTTCGGCATGGGGTTCGGTGCCTTGAGCCTGGCAGGTTTCATGGGTGAGCTGTCTCCGTTGCAAGCCGCGACTTCCGGTCCTTTGGCCATCAAGCAGCCCCATTTCCCGGCGAAGGCCAAACAGGTGGTACACATCTTCGCACAGGGCGCACCGTCACACATCGATACTTGGGATCCGAAACCCGCGTTAGAGAAGTATGCCGACCAGCCGCTTCCGGGCACAAACGGTGTGGGTCTTCCTTCGCCTTTCAAGTTCGAGAAGAAGGGCAAGTCGGGCATCGAGGTCAGTGACGTGTTTCCTCGTTTGGGTGAGCACGTGGATAACATGGCGATTGTGCGCTCCATGTGGACAGATATTCCTTCCCATGAATTTGCGAGCATCCTGATGAACACGGGCTCCGGCCGTCGCACGATGCCGAGCTTGGGTTCCTGGGTCACTTACGGTTTGGGCAGCTTGAACCAGAACATGCCGGGCTTCATCTCGCTGCGTCCCGGTGGCGTGCCTCCCGGTGGTGCTCAGAATTGGCAGTCGGCCTTCATCCCGGGTATTTTTCAAGGCACCAGCATCAATACGCAGTTCACGCAGATCGACCGGCTTATCGAGAACATCAAGAGCCAGTACACCTCGCTGCCGGAACAGCGCCAGCAGCTTGACCTGCTGAACCAGCTTAATAACATCCACAGCCATACGATGCAGAAGGATGCGAATCTCGAAGCGCGCCTGCAGGCGTTCGAACTCGCTTATCAAATGCAGATCGAGGCGACGGATGCATTCGATATCTCCAAAGAACCGCAGAACATCCGCGACATGTACGGCAACACGCCGCAAGGCCGCCAGATGCTCATCACCCGCCGTCTCATCGAGAAGGGCGTACGCTTCGTCCAAGCATGGGCGGGCGGTTGGGATCACCATTCCAACTTGGAACGCTCACTTCGCGATCGCGCCCGCGATATCGATCAGCCTTTGGCCGCGTTGATGACGGATCTGAAGCAGCGTGGTCTGCTCGACAGCACGCTGGTGATGTGGGGTGGCGAGTTCGGTCGCACGGCCTCGCGCCAGCTCCCGAATGCGAACAGCGCATTCGAAGTGCCGGGCCGCGATCACAATAACCGCGCGTTCAGCACCTGGCTGGCAGGCGGCGGTGTCAAAGGCGGAACGATTTACGGCGCGACCGACGAATTCGGCACCGCTTCGGTTGAAAACAAGGTACACATCCATGACCTGCACGCCACCGTGCTGGCTCTGCTGGGCTTCGACCACGAGAAGCTGACCTACCGCTACAATGGCCGCGACTTCCGCCTGACGGATGTGCATGGCCACGTAGTGAAGGACATCATCGCCTAA
- a CDS encoding PSD1 and planctomycete cytochrome C domain-containing protein, whose product MKQFWQGVTAVRATAVAVLISAAAAKAAEPTPAELDFFEKKIRPVLNDKCYSCHSVSEGKSKGGLVVDSKEALLKGGDTGPSIVPGDPDKSLFIKAIRYTDPDLRMPPSNKKLSTQEIADLEQWVKMGAPDPRKGGDPDKWKEQLAAAEKDHWAFKPVAKTPVPEVKMKGWVGTPVDNFILQQLESKAMFPSFGADRRTLIRRATYDLVGLPPTAAEVKAFVEDKSPDAYEKLIDRLLASPQYGERWGRYWLDIARYADTKGDVNNNREDFRFPYAWTYRDYVIKSFNDDKPYDKFIMEQLAGDKMVQGEDKQAMAGLGFLTLGKRFAGNRNEIIDDQIDAVSKGLLGLTVSCSRCHDHKFDPIPTADYYSWHGIFNSTTEPEIEPLLSKPVETPEFLDFQKQLEKLQAEVRTYKESNEVFILTNLRTNVAKYLYVAYEAPKMTNAQARNEFILRTNRLNQGVLGAWQRTLAAFSRQKQPSIFTPLIEFSKLKPEEYATKGRALSAQFAQNQWKAGQINPYIARLFAGSGPVDFKDVTDRYGRALADVDKKWEAEIDMWETRKKLSKKDDLPEPTRLSDKYAEEVRMALYGQNSPANPPSNQIDNMLPQQVQQRQTTMRGNIAQLKMTHPGSPPRAQSLEDSRQPRDSRVFIRGNASSLGDPAPRQFLKVLSTGNRQPFSDGSGRYDLAKAIASKENPLTARVMVNRIWMYHFGEALVPTTSDFGTRSTPPSHPELLDYLSNYFMDNGWSVKKMHKLMMLSSTYQQASTHNPRYSQMDPGNKLLWRMNIRRLDFESLRDTLLALGGKLDTSVGGNPVDITKPETTRRTVYGYVDRRNLPEVFNHFDFANPDLTTSKRYFTIVPQQSLFLMNNPMVVQQARNLVERPDFKDQGDEEKRVKMLYDLVLQREPSQDEVKMGLRFLDSLPGVTDMPAEQTWKYGYGEVDEASKRVKEFRTLNFLNNVWKAGNAMPDKNLGYLSLSKQGGHPGKNPKQAAVRRWTAPRDAIVTINGTLDHPGTTGDGVRARVISSRSGEVGGWTSFKQKVATKIARIEVKAGDTLDFVVDPRANDGGDSFNWAPVITVAQETGETIAGLHREWNADKDFTGNNRATVKALSAWEKYAHVLLLSNEVTFIN is encoded by the coding sequence ATGAAACAATTCTGGCAAGGGGTGACGGCGGTCCGTGCGACCGCCGTTGCCGTTTTAATCTCTGCGGCTGCTGCAAAGGCGGCCGAGCCTACACCTGCCGAGCTGGATTTCTTCGAGAAGAAGATCCGCCCGGTGTTGAACGACAAGTGCTATAGCTGCCATAGTGTATCGGAGGGCAAATCGAAAGGCGGTCTAGTAGTCGATTCCAAGGAAGCATTGCTCAAAGGTGGCGATACTGGTCCCTCCATCGTGCCCGGTGATCCGGACAAAAGCCTCTTCATCAAGGCCATCCGCTATACTGATCCCGACCTCCGGATGCCGCCATCGAACAAGAAGCTATCCACCCAGGAGATCGCCGATCTCGAGCAATGGGTGAAAATGGGTGCGCCCGATCCCCGCAAAGGTGGCGATCCAGATAAGTGGAAGGAACAGCTGGCAGCGGCGGAGAAAGATCATTGGGCATTCAAGCCGGTCGCCAAGACTCCTGTACCCGAGGTCAAGATGAAAGGCTGGGTCGGCACACCCGTAGATAATTTTATCCTGCAGCAGCTTGAATCCAAGGCGATGTTTCCTTCTTTCGGAGCCGATCGCCGTACGCTTATCCGTCGTGCCACCTATGACCTGGTCGGTTTGCCACCGACAGCTGCCGAGGTGAAAGCGTTTGTGGAAGACAAGTCTCCCGATGCTTACGAAAAGCTGATCGACCGCCTGCTTGCTTCACCGCAGTACGGAGAACGGTGGGGCCGTTACTGGCTGGATATCGCGCGTTACGCGGACACTAAGGGTGATGTTAACAATAACCGCGAGGACTTCCGCTTCCCCTATGCGTGGACGTATCGCGATTACGTCATCAAATCCTTCAATGACGACAAGCCGTACGACAAGTTCATCATGGAACAGCTCGCCGGTGACAAGATGGTCCAAGGCGAGGACAAGCAGGCGATGGCCGGTTTGGGCTTCCTCACGCTGGGCAAACGGTTCGCTGGCAATCGCAATGAGATCATTGATGACCAGATTGATGCCGTCTCCAAAGGCCTTTTGGGCCTGACGGTCTCCTGCTCGCGTTGCCATGACCACAAGTTCGATCCGATCCCCACGGCGGATTACTACTCCTGGCACGGCATCTTCAACAGCACGACGGAGCCGGAGATCGAACCGCTCTTGAGCAAGCCGGTGGAGACGCCCGAGTTCCTTGATTTCCAGAAGCAACTGGAGAAATTGCAGGCGGAAGTGCGGACATACAAGGAATCGAACGAAGTGTTCATCCTGACCAACCTCCGCACGAATGTGGCCAAGTATCTCTACGTGGCCTATGAGGCTCCGAAGATGACAAACGCCCAGGCGCGGAATGAATTCATCTTGCGCACCAACCGCTTGAATCAAGGCGTGTTGGGTGCCTGGCAGCGCACATTGGCGGCATTCTCGCGTCAGAAGCAGCCGTCCATCTTCACTCCACTGATCGAGTTCTCGAAATTGAAGCCGGAGGAATATGCCACCAAGGGGCGCGCACTTTCGGCGCAGTTCGCTCAGAACCAATGGAAAGCCGGCCAGATCAATCCTTACATCGCGCGTCTCTTTGCCGGCTCAGGGCCGGTGGATTTCAAAGACGTGACTGACCGGTATGGACGCGCCCTGGCGGATGTGGACAAGAAATGGGAAGCGGAAATCGATATGTGGGAGACGCGCAAGAAGCTGAGCAAGAAAGACGATTTGCCCGAGCCGACGCGCCTATCTGACAAATATGCCGAGGAAGTCCGCATGGCGCTCTACGGCCAAAACTCCCCGGCCAACCCGCCGAGCAACCAGATCGACAACATGCTTCCGCAACAGGTGCAGCAGCGCCAAACCACCATGCGCGGCAACATCGCGCAGTTGAAGATGACCCATCCGGGTTCGCCTCCACGCGCACAATCACTGGAAGATTCCCGCCAGCCGCGTGATTCACGTGTCTTCATCCGCGGCAATGCCAGCAGCCTCGGTGATCCGGCTCCGCGCCAGTTCCTGAAAGTGCTCAGCACCGGCAACCGCCAGCCATTCTCGGATGGCAGCGGTCGCTATGACCTAGCAAAGGCCATCGCCTCCAAAGAAAACCCGCTCACTGCCCGCGTGATGGTGAACCGCATTTGGATGTATCACTTCGGTGAAGCTCTGGTTCCGACCACAAGCGACTTCGGCACACGCTCCACGCCGCCATCTCATCCGGAATTGCTGGATTATCTGTCCAACTACTTCATGGATAACGGTTGGTCCGTGAAGAAGATGCATAAGCTGATGATGCTCTCCAGCACCTACCAACAGGCCAGCACGCACAACCCGCGTTACTCGCAGATGGACCCGGGCAACAAATTGCTCTGGCGCATGAACATCCGCCGTCTCGATTTCGAGTCGCTGCGTGACACGTTGCTGGCGCTCGGTGGCAAACTGGACACCTCCGTCGGTGGCAATCCGGTGGATATCACCAAGCCCGAAACCACCCGCCGAACAGTGTATGGTTATGTCGATCGTCGCAACCTGCCCGAGGTGTTCAATCACTTCGACTTCGCGAACCCCGACCTCACCACGAGCAAACGCTACTTCACTATCGTGCCGCAACAGTCATTGTTCCTCATGAACAACCCGATGGTGGTGCAGCAGGCGCGCAACCTGGTCGAACGTCCGGACTTCAAGGACCAGGGCGATGAAGAGAAGCGCGTGAAGATGCTGTATGACCTGGTGCTTCAGCGCGAACCGTCCCAGGATGAAGTGAAGATGGGCTTGCGATTCCTCGACTCACTGCCGGGCGTCACGGACATGCCGGCTGAACAGACTTGGAAATACGGCTACGGTGAGGTGGATGAAGCCAGCAAGCGTGTGAAGGAATTCCGCACGTTGAACTTCCTGAACAATGTCTGGAAAGCGGGCAATGCCATGCCGGACAAAAACCTCGGCTACCTCAGCCTGAGCAAGCAAGGCGGTCACCCGGGCAAGAACCCGAAGCAGGCAGCCGTCCGCCGCTGGACTGCTCCGCGCGACGCCATCGTGACGATCAACGGCACTCTGGATCATCCGGGAACAACGGGTGATGGCGTGCGCGCCCGAGTGATCTCCAGCCGCTCTGGTGAGGTCGGCGGATGGACGTCCTTCAAGCAGAAGGTGGCCACCAAGATCGCCCGCATCGAAGTGAAGGCCGGTGACACACTGGACTTCGTGGTCGATCCGCGCGCCAACGATGGCGGTGACAGCTTCAACTGGGCACCAGTCATCACCGTCGCACAGGAAACCGGGGAGACGATCGCCGGCCTGCACAGGGAATGGAATGCGGACAAGGACTTTACCGGCAACAATCGTGCCACTGTGAAAGCTCTCAGCGCCTGGGAGAAATACGCCCACGTGCTGCTGCTCAGCAACGAAGTGACTTTCATCAACTGA